Proteins from a single region of Apium graveolens cultivar Ventura chromosome 7, ASM990537v1, whole genome shotgun sequence:
- the LOC141673832 gene encoding uncharacterized protein LOC141673832 codes for MTLVSSPIPFAMWVVDIVGILPTSTKQAKYYIVAIDYMIKWVEGRPLATITEEMAKKFMLEQVILRSGIPIVCMSDNGTQFIINKFRTFLHRFEIQQKFSSVGHPKGNRAIKAANKIIFDSNKKQLGEAKGLWTKELPWVLWAFERHQGRPQEKLLSD; via the coding sequence ATGACTTTAGTCTCGAGCCCcatcccctttgccatgtgggtGGTAGATATTGTGGGAATCTTGCCGACGAGTACCAAACAGGCGAAGTACTACATAGTTGCCATCGATTATATGATTAAGTGGGTGGAAGGTCGTCCTTTGGCCACCATAACCGAAGAGATGGCAAAGAAGTTCATGTTGGAGCAGGTCATACTACGGTCTGGAATTCCCATAGTATGTATGTCTGATAATGGCACTCAATTTATCATAAATAAGTTTCGAACCTTCTTACACCGCTTCGAAATTCAGCAGAAGTTTAGCTCTGTGGGTCACCCCAAAGGAAATCGTGCCATTAAAGCTGCGAATAAGATTATTTTTGACAGCAATAAGAAACAATTGGGCGAAGCGAAAGGCCTTTGGACCAAAGAGCTACCTTGGGTCTTGTGGGCATTCGAACGACACCAAGGTCGTCCACAGGAGAAACTCCTTTCAGACTAG